A stretch of the Ferviditalea candida genome encodes the following:
- a CDS encoding CynX/NimT family MFS transporter — protein sequence MSKNVETTKSRLAIPSTTGILFTVFVIIFIAANLRAPITSVGPLIGLIREGTGISGTLAGLLTTIPLTAFALISPLAPIIARRIGIERTLFLGMILLTMGILVRYIPTIPGLLLGTSMMGIAIALSNVLLPSLIKRDFPERSGLMTGIFSFMLNLSAALGFGISIPLALKADLGWRGSLVSWAILSVAAIFILLPLLRNKRKPAVSFAGTASLFSAQLWKSSIAWQVTLFMGLQSLLFYVIAAWLPEMLQEQGLSISESGWMLSILQFSAIPSAFVMPILAVRASDQRLLGAIIGLLLLTGFVGLTIGGVGLVLLWMFFLGIGGGSAISLALLLFSLRTRNALQAAELSGMAQSVGYLLSAVGPILFGFIYDLTHQWLIPEIILIAVSVLVVIFGIGAGQQKYVTPDEQVSDNSIT from the coding sequence ATGAGTAAAAATGTTGAAACAACCAAATCCAGATTAGCAATCCCCTCGACGACCGGCATTTTGTTTACTGTATTTGTCATTATTTTCATAGCGGCAAATCTAAGAGCGCCGATCACTTCTGTCGGTCCTTTGATCGGTTTGATTCGCGAGGGTACCGGCATTTCAGGAACGTTGGCAGGGCTGTTGACCACGATTCCTTTAACGGCTTTCGCGCTCATTTCACCATTGGCCCCAATAATCGCGCGCCGGATCGGGATCGAACGTACTTTGTTTTTGGGCATGATTCTTCTCACAATGGGAATTCTGGTGCGGTATATCCCGACAATCCCCGGTTTGCTGCTTGGAACATCCATGATGGGCATTGCCATAGCGCTTAGCAATGTGCTGCTGCCCAGTCTGATTAAACGGGATTTTCCGGAACGTTCCGGATTGATGACCGGTATTTTTTCGTTCATGCTGAACTTATCGGCCGCTTTGGGCTTTGGCATCAGTATCCCACTGGCATTGAAAGCGGATCTGGGCTGGCGGGGATCGCTCGTGAGCTGGGCCATTCTGTCCGTTGCAGCGATTTTCATATTGCTGCCGCTGCTTCGGAATAAACGGAAACCGGCTGTGTCTTTTGCCGGAACCGCTTCTTTATTTTCCGCACAATTGTGGAAGTCGTCAATAGCCTGGCAGGTTACCCTATTCATGGGCCTTCAGTCTCTCCTATTTTACGTGATTGCTGCATGGCTGCCGGAAATGCTGCAGGAACAAGGCCTAAGTATTTCTGAGAGCGGATGGATGCTGTCCATCCTTCAATTCTCGGCGATTCCTTCCGCATTTGTTATGCCGATTTTAGCGGTGCGCGCATCCGATCAAAGGCTTCTCGGCGCGATTATCGGCCTATTGCTTTTAACCGGATTTGTCGGTCTGACGATCGGCGGAGTCGGACTCGTTCTTTTATGGATGTTTTTTCTTGGCATAGGCGGAGGCAGCGCGATCAGTCTGGCGCTTTTGTTGTTCAGTCTGCGCACGCGCAATGCGCTGCAAGCGGCTGAATTGTCAGGCATGGCTCAATCCGTCGGATATTTGCTTTCCGCCGTTGGTCCAATCCTGTTCGGGTTTATCTACGATCTTACTCATCAATGGTTGATTCCGGAAATCATTCTAATTGCGGTATCTGTCCTCGTCGTCATTTTTGGCATTGGGGCGGGTCAACAAAAATATGTAACTCCGGATGAACAGGTTTCGGATAACTCCATAACCTGA